Proteins from a single region of Fibrobacter sp. UWT2:
- the rpmI gene encoding 50S ribosomal protein L35: MPKMKTHSGAKKRFRLTGSGHVKFKRAGMRHILAKMSTKRKRNLRKGALVKKVDVYHVKRLLVVA; the protein is encoded by the coding sequence ATGCCTAAGATGAAAACACACAGCGGTGCTAAGAAGCGCTTCCGCCTGACTGGCTCCGGCCACGTCAAGTTCAAGCGTGCTGGCATGCGCCACATTCTTGCCAAGATGTCCACGAAGCGTAAGCGTAACCTGCGTAAGGGCGCTCTCGTTAAGAAAGTTGATGTTTACCATGTCAAGCGTCTGCTTGTCGTTGCATAA
- a CDS encoding PD-(D/E)XK nuclease family transposase encodes MTSENNGILPINLVNRNLSHEFLVEKTVEEIKKHKYINPLYDAGFKAFLSDEHTLLSFLNGVFQTDERNRIESVVIKNTEINIIFPAVKQFRLDIRATTSNGLCFNVEMQKARPDYFVDRVLLQHSAFVLQSKYEWDQINFGQLSVDISDEERAKREVHRYEIPPTYAIWICDFPVGKQNDFRGTWAVRNEKGLTLSEKIKYIMYDLTKFTKTFEDLKNDEDRWLYLLKHAGSAENLPDFNDDVIAKAINRLLVNKASDKLLKEQADDMVFTEEQLDRMALARVRARAIVLAEGEQKKAREMARALKTMDVPIEKIVAASGLTQAEVEAL; translated from the coding sequence ATGACTTCTGAAAACAACGGCATTTTGCCGATAAACTTGGTCAACAGGAATCTCAGCCACGAATTTCTAGTTGAGAAAACTGTCGAAGAAATCAAGAAACACAAGTATATCAATCCACTTTACGACGCAGGTTTCAAGGCTTTCTTGAGCGACGAACACACCCTTCTCAGTTTCTTGAACGGTGTCTTTCAGACAGATGAAAGAAACAGGATTGAATCCGTAGTTATCAAGAACACCGAAATCAACATCATCTTCCCCGCTGTAAAGCAGTTCAGACTCGACATCCGTGCCACAACTTCAAACGGACTTTGTTTTAATGTCGAAATGCAGAAAGCTAGGCCGGACTATTTTGTGGATCGAGTCCTTTTGCAGCACAGCGCTTTTGTACTACAAAGTAAATATGAATGGGACCAGATTAATTTCGGCCAACTTTCCGTAGACATTTCTGACGAAGAACGCGCCAAGCGTGAAGTTCATCGATATGAAATTCCACCCACGTACGCCATTTGGATTTGCGACTTTCCTGTGGGCAAACAAAACGACTTTCGTGGGACCTGGGCGGTACGAAACGAGAAAGGCTTGACATTGAGCGAAAAGATTAAGTATATTATGTATGATCTGACGAAGTTCACCAAGACCTTTGAAGACCTCAAAAATGATGAGGACCGCTGGCTTTACTTGCTCAAGCATGCGGGCTCGGCCGAAAACCTCCCAGATTTCAATGACGATGTCATTGCAAAGGCAATCAACAGGCTGCTGGTAAACAAAGCGTCAGACAAACTACTCAAGGAACAGGCAGACGACATGGTATTTACGGAAGAGCAATTGGACCGTATGGCATTGGCAAGGGTTCGCGCCCGTGCAATTGTCCTTGCTGAAGGCGAACAAAAAAAGGCTCGCGAAATGGCTCGGGCACTTAAAACCATGGATGTTCCCATTGAAAAAATTGTCGCAGCGTCAGGACTTACTCAAGCAGAAGTCGAAGCTTTGTAA
- a CDS encoding class I SAM-dependent RNA methyltransferase, with product MLFEQAIAHQIPGYTREADSAHGESLAMLDYKDELRIKDEAIREFWDVNRLAGNPQKVIASPLPRAYRTTSKRRVFMQPGNLQFDRQESMLEPEEHNKIYDFLFEKLITPAYKPLAYALNWIIIRGTYQYRVVIFNIKKIDASVVRKLKLISEALQASPFHVTAAHAYVDTTESDYYLEAKRPTEGLNFKQLFGPREMSLSLGKFSLKYPVTGFSQINESQIHNLIKAASRVLSLTKEDHFLDLYCGYGLFSFALGEAAKTVLGVEWEGPSIESAKASAKYLKKNYRFIAGKIDEMFVQTRLPRPVPGEPEKILLDPPRKGCEPGVIHALAMRKPIRVAHIFCGTDEIPESLREWERYGYRVREVQPLDLFPGTPHLETIVMLERK from the coding sequence ATGCTCTTCGAACAAGCCATTGCACATCAGATTCCGGGCTATACCCGCGAAGCCGATTCCGCCCACGGCGAATCGCTCGCCATGCTCGACTACAAAGACGAACTCCGCATTAAAGACGAGGCCATCCGCGAATTTTGGGATGTAAACCGCCTTGCCGGAAACCCACAAAAAGTTATCGCGAGCCCGCTCCCCCGCGCTTACCGCACCACGAGCAAGCGCCGCGTGTTCATGCAACCGGGCAACCTGCAATTCGACCGTCAGGAATCAATGCTGGAACCCGAAGAACACAACAAGATTTACGATTTTCTGTTTGAGAAGCTGATTACGCCGGCCTACAAGCCGCTCGCCTACGCACTCAACTGGATTATTATCCGCGGCACCTACCAGTATCGCGTGGTGATTTTCAACATCAAGAAGATTGATGCAAGTGTCGTGCGCAAGCTCAAGCTGATTTCAGAAGCATTGCAGGCTTCACCCTTCCACGTAACCGCCGCCCACGCCTACGTGGACACGACCGAATCGGATTACTACCTGGAAGCCAAGCGCCCCACCGAAGGGCTGAACTTCAAACAGCTTTTTGGTCCTCGCGAAATGAGCCTTTCTTTGGGCAAGTTTAGCCTCAAATACCCGGTCACGGGATTCAGCCAGATTAACGAAAGCCAGATCCACAACCTGATCAAGGCCGCTAGCCGCGTGCTTTCGCTGACCAAGGAAGACCATTTCTTGGATTTGTACTGCGGATACGGACTTTTCAGCTTTGCTCTCGGCGAAGCCGCCAAGACGGTACTGGGCGTGGAATGGGAAGGTCCATCCATCGAAAGCGCCAAGGCCTCGGCGAAGTACCTCAAGAAAAACTATCGCTTTATCGCAGGCAAGATCGACGAAATGTTCGTACAGACGAGGCTTCCGCGGCCGGTCCCTGGTGAACCGGAAAAGATTCTTCTGGACCCGCCGCGCAAGGGTTGCGAACCGGGCGTGATTCACGCTCTCGCCATGCGTAAGCCCATCCGCGTCGCTCATATTTTCTGCGGCACCGACGAAATTCCCGAATCGCTCCGCGAATGGGAACGCTACGGCTACCGAGTACGTGAAGTGCAGCCGCTGGACTTGTTCCCCGGCACACCGCACCTTGAAACCATCGTGATGCTCGAGAGAAAGTAG
- the infC gene encoding translation initiation factor IF-3, translating into MALQNPRDRRMPNRQSDGTRINEDIRISPIRLVKEDGEAVIMDTKQALQMAKDAGLDLVEVSPNAKPPVCRIINYGKFKFEQIKKAKAAKAKQHVVKLKEIKMHPKTAENDYLYRIKQAAEFLQDGMKVKLIMQFRGREMAHMDYGKRLMERAKEDLLQYGDLEMDSRVEGNTMLSIYGPKRGAGTAKKQAPAPKPVTEPMAAGEAST; encoded by the coding sequence TTGGCGTTACAAAACCCCCGCGACCGTCGCATGCCGAACAGACAGAGTGACGGAACCCGCATTAACGAAGACATTCGCATTTCCCCGATCCGTCTTGTAAAGGAAGATGGCGAGGCCGTCATCATGGATACCAAACAGGCTCTCCAGATGGCCAAGGACGCCGGACTGGACCTGGTGGAAGTGTCTCCCAATGCTAAGCCGCCTGTATGCCGTATCATCAACTACGGCAAGTTCAAGTTTGAACAGATCAAGAAGGCCAAGGCCGCAAAGGCCAAGCAGCACGTGGTGAAGCTTAAAGAAATCAAGATGCACCCGAAGACTGCCGAGAACGACTACCTGTACAGGATCAAGCAGGCCGCTGAGTTCTTGCAGGATGGCATGAAGGTCAAGCTTATTATGCAGTTCCGTGGGCGCGAAATGGCGCACATGGACTACGGCAAACGCCTGATGGAGCGTGCTAAAGAAGACTTGCTCCAGTACGGCGATCTGGAAATGGACTCCAGGGTCGAAGGCAACACAATGCTTTCTATCTATGGTCCAAAACGCGGTGCAGGTACTGCCAAAAAGCAGGCCCCGGCACCAAAGCCCGTAACCGAGCCCATGGCAGCAGGTGAGGCTTCAACTTAA
- a CDS encoding FISUMP domain-containing protein, with amino-acid sequence MNLILKLSVLLTATMVLVSCKGKSSSGPYDDDLYPDDGLSSEVSSSSLGTSSSSSAGNSSSSSQGVQSSSSLELYFSSSYEQSSSSRVVAVQDFDTTFTDPRDGKTYRTVLLGSTLWFGQNLDYAPEGYCYQDYEPNCAKYGRLYTYAVANTVCPSGWHLPSQNEYDGAVAFLKQHLGAPEYPSDWTENYLGATFGWTYDMPSKDLYGFALLPAGYRDPNGNYYDAGIAAHMITSNESDLNGGYPFRRAYQTYKTDDSVVHFSIIDFVNAAGNYDNAYSVRCIKDNSVALPAGIDEVRAGPRVVEDWTEPPAIQKYTGPFGEYVDERDGHVYNTIETDSQVWMSSNINYATENSACYERSESYCDFLGRLYKQSDIFEACPEGWRIPSTNDWDKLKAYAIATNGGIESVEPLLKSTTRWGADRSFAYDALGLTIYPAGVKKERAGDYVSYGYIAIYYTVDSSASDTTRILSVTTLDKTFKIGASMSYYTDYWLSIRCMKDKE; translated from the coding sequence ATGAATCTTATTCTTAAACTTTCGGTGCTTTTGACCGCTACAATGGTTTTGGTGAGCTGCAAAGGAAAAAGCAGCTCGGGACCGTACGATGACGATTTGTATCCGGATGATGGACTTTCTAGCGAGGTGTCCTCCAGTTCGTTAGGGACTTCTAGCAGTTCATCTGCAGGCAATTCAAGCTCCTCGTCTCAGGGCGTGCAGAGTTCTTCGTCTTTGGAGCTGTACTTCTCTTCGTCTTACGAGCAATCATCGTCAAGTCGTGTGGTTGCTGTTCAGGATTTTGATACGACCTTTACGGATCCCAGAGATGGCAAGACGTACAGAACGGTGCTCCTTGGAAGTACGTTGTGGTTCGGACAAAACCTGGATTATGCTCCTGAAGGATACTGCTACCAGGATTACGAACCGAACTGCGCAAAATACGGAAGGCTCTACACCTATGCAGTAGCTAATACCGTTTGCCCTTCGGGCTGGCATCTTCCGTCGCAAAACGAATATGACGGCGCTGTAGCGTTTCTTAAACAGCACTTGGGTGCTCCGGAATATCCGAGTGATTGGACGGAAAATTATCTCGGGGCGACTTTCGGCTGGACGTATGATATGCCTAGCAAGGATCTGTACGGGTTCGCCTTGCTTCCGGCGGGTTATCGCGATCCCAATGGAAACTATTATGACGCAGGTATTGCGGCCCACATGATCACCTCTAACGAAAGTGACCTTAACGGCGGGTATCCTTTTAGGCGAGCCTATCAAACCTACAAAACCGATGATAGCGTGGTGCATTTTAGCATCATTGACTTTGTGAATGCCGCCGGTAATTATGATAATGCGTATTCCGTGCGTTGCATCAAGGACAATTCCGTAGCTTTGCCTGCTGGTATTGACGAAGTTCGAGCCGGCCCGAGAGTCGTTGAAGATTGGACCGAACCCCCGGCTATTCAGAAATATACGGGGCCTTTTGGCGAATATGTGGATGAACGTGATGGGCACGTTTATAATACGATTGAAACTGATAGCCAAGTCTGGATGTCCAGCAACATCAATTATGCGACGGAAAATAGCGCTTGCTATGAAAGAAGCGAATCCTATTGTGATTTCTTGGGGCGCCTGTATAAGCAGAGTGATATTTTCGAGGCTTGTCCCGAAGGCTGGAGAATTCCTTCGACTAATGATTGGGATAAGCTGAAGGCTTATGCGATTGCGACGAACGGAGGAATTGAATCTGTCGAACCGTTGCTCAAGTCGACAACCCGCTGGGGTGCGGACCGGTCCTTTGCATACGATGCCTTGGGCTTGACTATTTACCCTGCTGGGGTAAAGAAGGAACGAGCTGGGGATTACGTGTCTTACGGATACATTGCTATTTACTATACAGTCGACTCCTCGGCCTCGGATACGACCCGTATCTTGTCGGTTACCACTCTCGACAAAACATTTAAAATAGGTGCTTCTATGTCTTATTACACGGATTACTGGCTTTCGATCCGCTGTATGAAGGACAAGGAATAG
- a CDS encoding FISUMP domain-containing protein: protein MGFKFPAAVLAASAFLVLSACGGNGSTNTEDDRYSEIDDEGGSEGSENNKGSSGTEKNNSSSSYSSSSDRYVTEYSSSIASADEVLNPEISYGELIDLRDGQKYKTVKIGVQNWMAQNLNVKTERCQQSRYVEGRLYEWPDAVGLDSSHNYDSFASEIQDSILPENHTGICPPGWHIPTVLEYKQLLTFVANKVGEEHVGTALKSKFPNAWPEEEDEERPTDEFGFSIVFVGYITDDLRYAGYSASTWFGDATENVFWSSLPDMGGYAFGLGVDKTSKATIGGYTRDAYLPVRCLENRDFDEGKTAAPQKGSVYDSLENTLTDLRDNKVYKTVVIGTQIWMAENLNYVTEGGYADDLDRSRCFGDMQFYCEDYGRLYRWSGAMDIPYVYAEKQYDDTLMHQGLCPQGWHLPTKAEFDTLISHTGGFNHAGKNLKSVDLWRNGAPLEDDYSFNAKPLSTYDEWERINNITDYATFWKTNNHADSADVLYISEGHDNVAEKPYLRSKYKFHAVRCLRNEPGFYVSHAVYDSYVDERDSKTYKTVKIGEDTWMAENLAYAGDSDLLAEESWCYEDDESNCKVYGRLYSWNAATLNGTKQGSCPEKWHVSTKDDWENLINAVGNDPSVGKLLKDPAFYKSGPMNKNDYGFSALGAGVVDTAYHGLETEAHFWTANAYNDSTAYYYSMAVGSKSVTKLVKDKKQGRSVRCVLDR from the coding sequence ATGGGATTCAAATTCCCTGCTGCAGTCTTGGCTGCATCTGCTTTTCTAGTTCTTTCTGCTTGTGGCGGAAACGGCTCTACGAATACGGAAGACGACCGCTATTCCGAAATAGACGACGAAGGTGGATCCGAGGGTTCCGAAAACAATAAGGGTTCCAGCGGCACTGAAAAGAATAATTCTTCGAGCAGCTATAGCAGTAGCAGCGATAGGTATGTGACGGAATACAGTTCCTCGATTGCATCTGCCGACGAAGTCTTGAATCCGGAAATCTCCTATGGCGAATTGATTGACCTCCGCGATGGCCAGAAGTACAAGACCGTGAAAATCGGCGTCCAGAACTGGATGGCGCAAAATCTGAATGTCAAGACGGAACGCTGCCAACAAAGCCGATATGTGGAAGGACGCCTCTATGAATGGCCCGATGCTGTTGGCCTTGATTCTTCACACAACTATGATTCCTTCGCTAGCGAGATTCAGGATTCCATTCTTCCCGAGAACCACACGGGTATATGTCCTCCTGGTTGGCACATTCCGACTGTTTTGGAATACAAGCAGTTGTTGACCTTTGTCGCTAACAAGGTGGGCGAAGAACATGTGGGTACAGCTCTTAAATCAAAGTTCCCCAACGCTTGGCCCGAAGAAGAAGACGAAGAAAGGCCGACAGATGAGTTTGGCTTTTCGATTGTATTCGTCGGTTATATAACGGATGATCTCCGGTATGCAGGATACAGCGCATCCACTTGGTTTGGCGATGCGACAGAAAACGTTTTCTGGTCTTCCCTCCCTGATATGGGCGGTTATGCCTTCGGTTTGGGTGTCGACAAAACTTCAAAGGCAACTATTGGCGGCTATACCCGAGATGCATATTTGCCGGTACGTTGTCTTGAAAATAGGGACTTTGATGAAGGCAAAACGGCTGCCCCCCAAAAAGGCTCCGTATACGATAGCCTTGAAAATACCTTGACGGATTTACGCGATAACAAAGTCTACAAGACGGTGGTTATCGGTACTCAAATTTGGATGGCAGAGAACCTGAACTATGTAACGGAAGGGGGCTATGCCGATGATTTGGATCGTAGCCGCTGCTTTGGGGACATGCAATTTTATTGTGAAGACTATGGTCGACTTTACCGTTGGTCTGGTGCCATGGATATTCCCTATGTGTACGCCGAAAAGCAATATGACGATACCTTGATGCACCAGGGGCTTTGTCCGCAGGGTTGGCACTTGCCTACGAAGGCTGAATTTGACACGTTGATTTCGCATACAGGCGGCTTCAATCATGCCGGAAAGAATTTAAAGTCCGTCGATTTGTGGCGCAATGGAGCCCCGCTTGAAGATGATTATTCCTTTAATGCCAAGCCTCTTTCCACTTACGATGAATGGGAACGAATAAATAATATCACAGATTACGCCACCTTCTGGAAAACCAACAATCATGCGGACTCTGCAGATGTGTTGTACATTTCGGAGGGGCATGACAATGTTGCCGAAAAGCCTTATCTCAGGTCCAAGTATAAATTCCATGCCGTTCGTTGTCTGAGAAATGAACCTGGTTTTTATGTGTCTCATGCTGTGTATGATAGCTATGTAGATGAACGTGACAGTAAGACTTACAAAACGGTGAAAATCGGCGAAGATACTTGGATGGCCGAGAACCTGGCTTATGCAGGCGACAGCGATCTGCTTGCTGAAGAATCCTGGTGCTATGAAGATGATGAAAGCAACTGCAAGGTTTATGGCCGCCTTTACAGCTGGAATGCGGCGACTCTCAACGGCACAAAGCAGGGCTCGTGCCCCGAAAAATGGCATGTGTCTACCAAGGATGATTGGGAAAATCTCATAAACGCCGTCGGGAACGATCCTAGTGTGGGTAAACTGCTGAAGGATCCTGCCTTCTACAAGAGCGGTCCTATGAACAAGAATGACTACGGCTTCTCGGCTCTTGGTGCGGGCGTTGTCGATACGGCGTATCATGGCCTGGAGACCGAGGCTCATTTCTGGACTGCCAACGCCTACAATGACAGTACTGCCTACTATTATTCGATGGCTGTTGGGTCCAAGAGCGTGACGAAACTGGTCAAGGATAAAAAGCAGGGCCGTTCTGTACGCTGCGTTTTGGATAGGTAA
- a CDS encoding NAD(P)/FAD-dependent oxidoreductase, which produces MTSGKETNKIAIIAGAGPAGLTAALELLRTTDIKPLIFEMDDIIGGISRTVNHNGNRMDIGGHRFFSKNDSVMSWWLDILPLESPNEPNPEKDDLVMLCRSRLSRILFLRKLFDYPISLNRDTIRNLGLWRMFKIGMSYLKVQLLPKRKEKSLEDFMINRFGVELYRTFFRDYTEKLWGVPCNKISPEWGGQRIKGLSITKTILHALKQTFANSSDIHQKDTETSLIKQFLYPKFGPGQLWETVAGKVTELGGEIHMNAKIVGVNRNKNGNRIESVVVESTDADGLITKATYPCDYFLSTMPVKDLIAALSNGATPVPTEIRQISEGLVYRDFITVGLLLDKLEIGTTDNWIYVQESDVKLGRIQIFNNWSPYLVSDPSKIWIGLEYFVNEGDDMWTMPDADFIQLAINELDKIHVAKPQSVRDSVVYHIKKAYPAYFGTYGEFAKIRDYLDTIENLFPMGRNGMHKYNNMDHSMLTAMEAVTCIREGFSDKTNLWNVNTEEDYHEKK; this is translated from the coding sequence ATGACTTCGGGAAAAGAGACTAATAAAATTGCCATTATCGCAGGCGCAGGTCCAGCAGGATTGACTGCAGCCTTAGAATTGCTCCGTACAACAGATATAAAGCCCCTTATTTTCGAGATGGACGATATCATCGGTGGAATTTCGCGCACAGTCAACCACAACGGGAATCGAATGGATATTGGCGGGCACAGATTCTTTAGTAAGAATGACTCCGTTATGAGTTGGTGGCTAGATATATTGCCCTTAGAATCTCCGAATGAGCCCAATCCGGAGAAGGACGACTTGGTAATGCTTTGTCGCAGTCGACTTTCCCGGATTCTCTTCTTAAGAAAGCTATTTGATTACCCCATCAGTTTAAACCGAGACACCATTCGCAATCTAGGTCTTTGGCGGATGTTCAAGATTGGCATGAGTTACCTGAAAGTGCAGCTACTCCCCAAACGCAAAGAAAAAAGCCTTGAAGATTTTATGATAAACCGCTTTGGCGTCGAGCTCTATCGAACATTCTTTAGGGACTACACCGAAAAACTTTGGGGAGTTCCCTGCAACAAGATTAGTCCAGAATGGGGCGGCCAACGTATCAAGGGGCTTTCTATCACCAAGACCATTCTTCACGCACTCAAACAAACATTCGCAAATTCCTCCGACATCCATCAGAAAGACACCGAAACAAGCCTTATCAAACAATTTCTCTATCCGAAATTCGGTCCTGGTCAGCTTTGGGAAACCGTCGCCGGGAAAGTGACGGAGTTGGGAGGAGAAATTCACATGAATGCGAAAATTGTTGGCGTGAACCGCAACAAGAATGGCAACCGCATAGAAAGTGTCGTCGTTGAGAGCACCGATGCAGATGGTTTAATCACAAAAGCGACCTATCCATGCGATTATTTTCTCAGCACCATGCCGGTAAAAGACTTAATCGCAGCGTTGTCTAACGGAGCAACTCCCGTGCCAACAGAAATCAGGCAAATTTCAGAAGGTCTCGTTTATCGCGACTTTATAACTGTAGGGCTACTGCTTGACAAATTGGAAATTGGCACGACCGACAACTGGATTTATGTTCAGGAAAGTGACGTGAAATTGGGTCGCATTCAGATATTCAACAACTGGAGTCCTTACCTAGTTAGCGACCCATCCAAAATCTGGATTGGACTTGAATATTTTGTCAACGAGGGCGATGACATGTGGACAATGCCGGACGCCGATTTCATTCAATTAGCAATTAACGAGCTGGACAAGATTCACGTCGCAAAGCCTCAGTCTGTCCGAGATTCTGTAGTATACCACATCAAAAAGGCATACCCCGCCTACTTCGGAACTTACGGAGAATTCGCGAAGATTCGCGACTATCTCGACACCATCGAAAACCTATTCCCCATGGGCCGTAACGGCATGCACAAATACAACAACATGGACCACAGCATGCTTACCGCCATGGAAGCGGTCACGTGCATACGCGAAGGCTTCTCCGACAAGACCAATCTCTGGAATGTAAACACTGAAGAAGATTATCACGAGAAGAAATAA
- a CDS encoding GtrA family protein, which yields MSAFCMVLAQLARYSLVGGFAFVIDFGLFALCLYALEWHYLLANLMGLIAGLTLNYALSISWVFSDCERRLENRKLAEFSVFAIVGFIGVGINELLMLLLVNFFCVQEMISKMIAATIVLLWNFCSRKLILFKEKKTDDFGKRD from the coding sequence ATGTCTGCGTTTTGTATGGTGCTAGCCCAACTAGCACGTTACTCTCTAGTGGGTGGATTCGCCTTTGTCATTGATTTCGGGCTTTTCGCACTCTGCCTGTACGCCCTTGAATGGCATTATCTGCTAGCAAACCTTATGGGTTTAATAGCTGGGCTCACTTTAAATTACGCCCTAAGCATAAGCTGGGTATTCTCCGATTGCGAACGACGACTAGAAAATCGAAAACTAGCAGAGTTTTCCGTATTCGCCATTGTGGGTTTCATCGGTGTTGGAATCAACGAACTATTGATGTTGCTACTAGTCAACTTTTTCTGCGTACAAGAAATGATTTCGAAGATGATTGCCGCCACCATAGTCTTGTTGTGGAATTTTTGCAGTCGTAAACTGATCTTATTTAAGGAAAAGAAAACGGATGACTTCGGGAAAAGAGACTAA
- a CDS encoding TIGR02147 family protein has product MKSVIEYEDYRSFMNDYYQWKKRTSAFSWRDFTKKGGFTSPNYMKLVCEGKSGLSKNGIERAADAMELVGAEREYFRQLVKFGQAKSDADKKAAYTEMKEIACAHKVRVLEGESVSFYESWKYPVLRELAPMMPGAKPLEVAKACGGAFSAEEVRNALAFLTRAKFLKKTADDVYEQVDRSLQMSVAAMPVLVREMHKEMADFAKEAIEKYPIDERNFTGITMGIDDEDYAEILKELETCRKRIISIATAKKGGNRVYRLNMQMFPLTEKIQNNETSLKNKEHNHE; this is encoded by the coding sequence ATGAAATCTGTGATTGAGTACGAAGATTACCGTTCGTTCATGAACGATTACTACCAATGGAAAAAGCGGACGTCTGCTTTTTCTTGGCGTGATTTTACAAAGAAGGGCGGATTTACTTCACCCAATTATATGAAACTTGTGTGTGAAGGCAAGAGTGGCTTGTCGAAGAATGGAATAGAACGTGCCGCTGACGCGATGGAGCTTGTGGGTGCAGAAAGAGAGTATTTTAGACAACTTGTGAAATTTGGACAGGCAAAGAGTGATGCTGACAAAAAGGCCGCCTATACAGAAATGAAGGAAATTGCCTGTGCTCACAAGGTTCGTGTTTTAGAGGGGGAATCAGTCTCTTTTTACGAATCGTGGAAATATCCTGTGTTGCGCGAACTTGCTCCCATGATGCCCGGAGCGAAGCCTTTGGAAGTTGCCAAGGCGTGTGGAGGTGCTTTCTCAGCCGAGGAAGTTCGCAATGCGTTGGCGTTTTTGACCCGAGCGAAGTTCTTGAAGAAGACTGCGGATGATGTGTACGAGCAGGTGGATCGGTCGCTTCAGATGTCAGTTGCCGCCATGCCGGTGCTCGTTCGCGAAATGCATAAGGAAATGGCTGATTTTGCAAAAGAAGCTATTGAAAAATACCCCATAGATGAGAGAAATTTTACGGGCATCACTATGGGAATAGACGATGAAGACTATGCCGAAATTTTAAAAGAACTGGAAACTTGTCGCAAAAGAATCATATCTATTGCGACAGCAAAAAAGGGCGGAAACCGAGTGTACCGATTGAATATGCAAATGTTCCCGCTTACAGAAAAAATTCAGAACAATGAAACCTCACTTAAAAATAAGGAGCATAACCATGAATAA
- a CDS encoding adenylate/guanylate cyclase domain-containing protein translates to MAITRLTQRKCKAIAFYILTWVAFTLSASALLTYGSGNGFDSTRMLFMLQLSLLTGLSHAIYDVMILQDEMDKRPVAAALIIRSWFFLASICANLILCILIWDIDRSEGLINEAALQHVQNVFKQPKTHILIFELFMLGHLITFIRSVHKKFGTRVFINTLLGKNQDPKEEDLVFMFIDMKHSTEIAEELGHVKYSNFIRDYYRLLSNCCEENHGEIYQIAGDGVFLTWKISDCRKQARPIDCFYDFAECLERTASESS, encoded by the coding sequence ATGGCCATTACCCGATTAACGCAGCGTAAGTGCAAAGCGATTGCTTTCTATATCTTGACCTGGGTTGCTTTTACCTTGAGCGCCTCGGCCCTTTTGACTTACGGCTCCGGCAACGGATTTGATTCGACCCGGATGCTATTCATGCTGCAGTTGTCCCTACTCACAGGCCTTTCTCACGCCATTTACGACGTGATGATTCTGCAAGACGAAATGGACAAAAGGCCCGTTGCAGCGGCCCTCATTATCCGTTCCTGGTTTTTCTTGGCAAGCATCTGCGCAAACCTCATTCTCTGCATTCTCATTTGGGATATCGACCGCAGCGAAGGCCTGATTAACGAAGCCGCCCTGCAGCACGTACAGAACGTCTTTAAACAGCCCAAGACCCACATTCTGATATTCGAGCTGTTTATGCTCGGACACCTGATTACCTTTATCCGTTCGGTCCACAAGAAATTCGGAACCCGCGTCTTCATCAACACCCTGCTCGGCAAAAACCAGGATCCCAAAGAAGAAGACCTGGTATTCATGTTTATCGACATGAAGCATTCCACCGAAATCGCCGAAGAACTGGGACACGTCAAGTACAGCAACTTTATCCGTGACTACTACCGTCTGCTTTCAAACTGCTGCGAAGAAAACCACGGCGAAATTTACCAGATTGCAGGCGACGGAGTCTTCCTGACCTGGAAGATCAGCGACTGCCGAAAACAGGCCAGACCCATCGACTGCTTTTACGATTTTGCCGAATGCCTGGAACGCACTGCATCGGAGTCTTCCTGA
- the rplT gene encoding 50S ribosomal protein L20, with translation MPRAKTRVPSRERRKRILKAAKGFYGRRKSNLRLAIDAVAHAGQYAYAHRRDKKGDFRSLWITRLNAAVRELGISYSQFIYKLSKANIKMNRKVLADMAVADPEAFAKVVETVKAA, from the coding sequence ATGCCACGCGCTAAAACCAGAGTTCCTTCCCGCGAACGCCGCAAAAGAATCCTCAAGGCCGCCAAGGGTTTCTATGGCCGTCGCAAGAGCAACCTTCGCCTTGCCATTGACGCCGTAGCCCACGCCGGTCAGTATGCCTACGCTCACCGCCGCGACAAGAAGGGTGACTTCCGCTCTCTGTGGATCACTCGTCTCAATGCCGCTGTTCGTGAACTCGGCATCAGCTACAGCCAGTTCATTTACAAGCTTTCCAAGGCCAACATCAAGATGAACCGCAAGGTTCTCGCCGATATGGCCGTCGCCGATCCGGAAGCATTTGCCAAGGTCGTCGAAACTGTGAAGGCTGCTTAA